One Anaerolineae bacterium genomic window, GGCGCCTACGGCCACCAGATTGCGCATTGCCTCGTCAATGGCGGCCCAGGCCATGGCATAGGGGTCAAGATCGCTGTAGGCGGGGCAGATACCAACCGACAAGGCCAGAGCGCGTTGAGCCGGGGAAACTGGGCGGATGACTGGTTGGGTATCAAAAGGAATCAGCACGGTGGCGTCGCCAGGCCCGTGATTATCCACGCCCACCAGCGGTTTGATAGCCGTGCCGCCTTGCACTTCGTGGTCGTACCGGCGGATGACGGATTCTTTGCTGCGGATGTTGGGATGAGCCAACAGTTTCAATAAAACGTTGGCAAGATTAATGTCTGTTTTTTCAACCTTGTTCGCTGCTGGCTGGCTGGTGGCGGGCGGTTTCCATGCGGCAACCAGTTGTCCCAACGGAAGGCCATTGTGCAGAAAATCCAGGTCAAGATCGCCGACCAAACGTTGGCCATAGTGCAACCGCACCCGGCCCGTAGCCTCAAATTTACCAATGCAAATCACGGCAACGTCCTGCCCGGCGCAAATTTCCTGGAGGCGGGGCCAGTTAGTCGCAGGCACGGCCAGCACCATGCGTTCCTGGGCCTCGCTGAGCCAGATTTCCCAGGGACGCAGGCCGGGATATTTGAGGGGCACGGTTTGCAATTGCACGTCTGCGCCCAGTTCTTCCGCCATCTCGCCTACAGCAGAGGAAAGACCCCCCGCGCCGCAGTCGGTGATGGCGTGGTAAAGCTTTTTCTCACGAGCGCGCAGCACCACTTCCTGCACCTTTTTTTCGTTGATGGGATGGCCAATTTGCACGGCGCTGCCTGCAATCTGGCCCGTGGTCTGGTCCATCTCCATACTGGAAAAGGTGGCCCCGCGCAAGCCGTCCCGGCCCGTGCGCCCCCCGATGATCACAATCAGGTCGCCCGGTTGGGCCTGGGTGGGGTGACTGCCGTGCGGCAACAGGCCCAGGCAGCCGCAAAACACCAGGGGATTGGCGGTATAGCCGGGGTGGTAGAGGATCGCGCCGTTGACCGTGGGGATACCCATTTTATTGCCATAATCTTCAATGCCATGCACCACGCCATCGGCAATGCGGCGGGGGTGGAGCATGCCGCCGGGCAGTTGGTTTTCGGGCAGGTTGGGTGGGCCAAAACAAAGCACGTTAGTATTGGCAATGGGCCGGGCGCTGACGCCCAAGACATCGCGCACAACCCCGCCCACGCCGGTGTTGGCCCCGCCAAACGGCTCCAACGCCGAGGGGTGATTGTGGGTTTCCAATTTAAAGGCTAAATCCCAGGTATCATCAAATTTGATAATGCCGGCATTGTCTACAAAGGCCGAGCGCACCCAGGGCTTATTGACCTTTTCCGTGGCGGCCTGCAGATAGGTTTTGAGCAGGCCGTTGATGGTTTGTTTGACCGGCGTGCTGTCGGGCGCTGCGCCGGGGGCGGGGCCGGTATAGCAGATGGTGGCCCTGAAGCTTTTGTGCACACAATGTTCGCTCCAGGTTTGGGCCAGCATTTCCAGTTCCACATCGGTAGGGTCGCGGCCTTCAAGGCGATAGTAAGTTTGGAGGGCCCGCATTTCAGCCGGATTCAGGGCTAGCCGGCGTTCGGCGCTGAGGGCGGCCAGTTCGTCCTCATTGGCTTCGCGTAGAGAAATAATTTCTACCGTATCATCAATTTGCTGATAAGGCACAAGAGGCGGCGTGATCGTGTGGTTGATGGCGACTTGCTGAATGACGGGATTAGAGAAAACTTCAACCGACAGGCGCTGTAAATCTTTTTTAGTTAGCGAGCCGGTCAAGGTATAGCGGTACCCGGTGGCAGCTTGAGTCAGTCCGGTTAATCCCAGCAAATGGGCGGCGCGAACCAGGTTTTCGGCGGCGGGGTCGGTGACGCCAGGGAGCAGGGTGACTTCGATGGTAGGTGAAACAGGGTAGCAGGGTAGCAGGGTAGCAACTGGTCCATCTGCTACCCTGCTACCTGCTACCTTGTTACCTGTTACCTCAAAACTTTCCGTTACCGGGTCGGCCAGTAATTCGGCGGCCAGCCGGTTGGCATCAGCCAAACTAAGTTGGCCCCGTAAAAAGAAGAGGCGGCCAACCTGGCAGGTATCGAGTGAGTTGATACCTAGCTGATGGGCCGCCTTGACCAATGCGCTGCCGTGCGCCTGTGTTTCCGTGGGGCGGTGAGACACCTGAACCCGGAATACCTGTTCCTCCATTGGTTTAGGGAGGGGGGCAGGAAGGGATGTGTCTCCCGGCGAAATAGTACCCATTTTTTCTTTCCTTCAATGATGCGGCAATATTTTTCCTCAATCCAAAAGCAAACTCCCGCCATCGCGTGGTAGCGGGAGTTTCACCCGGCAGCAGATATGCCGGTATCAGTCTCTCAGTTTTGAGTGTGGCAACAGTGCTAATGCCTCTATTGGTTTGGGAAGGCATTGAGAACTTCTTAGGCATAAGTTCAAGTTTTTTGGTTAAGCTGCTGAAATCTAACGCCCTCATTCTATGCAAAAGCAAGCGGAATGTCAATTATGGTTTGGGGGTTTTTATTTGCGAGGGCTATAATTTGGCGCTTCTTTGGTCAGCACCACACTGTGCGGATGACTTTCCAACAGGCCGGCATTGCTGATAGGCACAAACTTGGCCTTGGCCTGCAATTTGTCCAGAGAGGCCGCGCCCACGTAACCCATGCCGGAGCGAATCCCGCCGACAAATTGAAACACAAAGTCAGCCAGTTTGCCTTTGTAGGGCACGCGCCCTTCCACGCCTTCGGGCACGGTTTTGCCGCTATCCGACGTTTGGCCGCTGCCGTAGCGGTCTTTGCTGAATTGACTCATGGCGCCCAAACTGCCCATCCCCCGATAGTCTTTATAGGGCCGGCCTTCGGAGACAATGATCTCGCCGGGCGACTCCTCCACCCCGGCCAACATGCTGCCCAGCATCACCGCGGCTGCGCCTCCGGCCAGGGCTTTCACCGCGTCGCCGGAGTATTTGATGCCGCCGTCGGCGATGATGGGAATATTGTATTCTCGCGCCGTTTTGGCGCACTCCATAATCGCCGTCAGTTGCGGCATGCCTACCCCGGCCACCACGCGAGTGGTGCAGATTGACCCGGCTCCCACCCCAACTTTGACGGCTTCAGCCCCGGCCTCAATCAGGGCGCGAGTGCCTGCGGCGGTGGCCACGTTGCCGCCAATCACCGGCAGGTGAGGGTAGCTGGAGCGGATCCAGTCAATGGCGGCCAGCACTTTTTTGGAGTGGCCGTGGGCCGTGTCTACGGCAATCACATCTACCTGGGCCTCAACCAAGGCTGCCAGGCGCTCCTGGTAATCGTGGCCTACACCAAGCCCGGCCCCCACCCGCAACCGGCCCTGCTCGTCAACGGCGGCCAGGGGATAGTCGCGTTTTTTGCTGATGTCCTTTACCGTGATCAGCCCTTTGAGATAACCGTTTTTATCAACCAGGGGCAGCTTTTCAATTTTGTGCTGTTGCAAAATGCGTTTGGCTTCTTCCAGGGTGGTGCCGATGGACGCCGTAACCAGGCTTTGGCTGGTCATATATTTTTCAATGGGGTCGTCCCAATTTTCGGTAAAACGAATGTCCCGGTTGGTCAAAATACCCACCAACAAGCCTTCTTTTTCGGGCGAGGTGATGGGGATGCCGGAGATATGGTAACGGGCCATCAACGCTTCGGCTTCGGCCAGGGTATTGTGGGGATGCAGGGTGATGGGGTTGGTGATCATGCCGGCCTCGGAGCGTTTCACCCGGTCCACGTGGGCGGACTGGTCGGCAATGGGCATGTTGCGGTGAATGATGCCCAGCCCTCCCTCGCGGGCCAGGGCAATGGCCAGCCGGGCCTCGCTAACCGTGTCCATGGCCGCCGACACCAGGGGAATGTTGAGCCGGATGTCCCGCACCAGGCGGGTTTGCAGGTTGACTTCTCCCGGCAGCACTTCGGAATAGCCGGGCAGCAACAGCACGTCGTCAAAGGTATAGGCCTGGGCTTGAAAAGAGTTCTCGGTCATTTTCTTCTCCTGTTTGTCAAGTGTTTCTGTGGAAATTTTGGGCAATTTTACATTGCTTGGGTTTTTGAGTCGATTCGGGAGTAAAGAATAGAAAGGTTAGGAAAAATTTGTTTATTTTTGGCGATGCAAGAAAAAAGCCCTCGTTTGAGGGCTTTTATTCATTTTTGACCCATGGATCCAGCGCGTCACGCAAACCATCGCCAATAAGATAGATGGAGAGCGTAGTCAAGAAGATGAACAGGCCGGGGGTCAGCACCAGCCAGGGGGCGTCGGTGAAGTTGCCCAGCGACCCCTGCATCATATTGCCCCAACTGGGGTTAGGCGGCCCAATGCCGACGCCCAGGTAACTGAGGCCCGCTTCAGCAATGATGGCTCCGGCAATGTCAAAGATGGCGATGACGATGATGATGGAGGTCACGTTGGGCAGCATATGGCGGAACATGATCCGCCAGATTGACGAGCCAATGGCCCGGCTGGCGGCAATGTATTCTCGCTCGCGGATAGAGAAGATTTGGCCCCGAATCAGGCGCGATACGCCCATCCAGCCGAAAATACCCAGCAAAAACGCCAATCCTTCGGGGCTGCGAAAAATGGGGAAGGTGCCGGCCAAAATGATCAGCAGGAACAGTAGGGGGATACTGCCCAGGGTCATAATCACGGCATTGACAATATCGTCAACAAAGGTGGCGGCGTAATAGCCACTGATGAGGCCCACGGTGACGCCCAAAATAATGGAGATGGAGGCCACGTAAGCGCCAATGCGCAATGAAATCCGCCCGCCGTAGACGGCGCGGGTCAAGACGTCCCGGCCGGCCATATCGGTGCCCAGCCAATGACATTCGCCCGGGCCGGCCTCCAGGCAGTCGCCAAAGCCGGAGACGGCGTCGGACACCATTGCGGGGACGATGGCCGGTAACATGGGCCAGGCGCAGCCGCTGCTACCCTGGCAGGTGCGGCTGAAATCTTGAAATTTGGCCCAGCCCTCTGCAAACCAGGTGGGTGGAGCTTTGCGGTTGCGTAAATTGGTATCGGTAGGGTCAAAGCCCAGGAGGTGGTGGCCAATCCAGGGCGCGGCCAGGGTGATAGCCACCATAAAAAGACCCAAGAAGAGCGCCGCCATAGTTATTTTGTCGTGCAGGAGTTTGGCCCCCACCGCGCCCCAGTAAGTTTGCACTTTTATGCCTGCGGTTGATTCTGTTGTCTGTGGTCGGGGTAAGGGTAAGGAATTGGCCATTTTTGTTATTTGGTAATGTCGTATTTAACGCGCGGGTCAACAAAACTGTACAGAATGTCAACCATTAGAATGCCCAAAATACCCAGGAAGGAACCGATGACAAACAAGGCCATCATCACCGGGTAATCGCGGGCGTTGACCGCGGCAATAAAGAGGCGGCCCATCCCCGGCCAGGAAAAGACCATTTCAAATAATACCGAGCCGGACAAAATGAGCAGGAAAATGCCGCTGAGACCGGTGACAAAGGGCATCAAGGCGTTGCGCAGCACGTGGCGCCAGAGCACCAACCGTTCGGATAGCCCTTTGGCCCGGGCGGTGCGCACGTAATCCTGGTTCAATACTTCCAACATTTCAAAGCGCAGGATCCGCGAATAGCCAATCCAGCCGCCAATGGCCGCTACTGTGGCCGGTAAAATCAGGTGATGCAGGCGATCCAACAGCGAACCATCGCCGATGGTCTGCATCCCCCCCAGGGGCACCAGGCGGAGATAACCGCCCAGGAAAATAAGCAACAGCAGGCCCAACCACCAATGGGGCACAGCGTTGAGCAGCACCGTGAAAACGCGGATAACATGGTCGGGCAGTTTGCCGCGTCTCAGCGCGGCGTAAATGCCCAACGGCACGCCTCCCACCACGCCCACAATCAGGCTGGCCAGTCCCAGGGCGAAACTGGCCGGAATCCGTTCGGCAATCACCTCGATGGTTGACCGCCCTTTGTAGGAGAAGGACCGGCCAAAATCCAGGCGAATAATGCCCCGGCTACACCGGTCGGCATCGTTGAGGCAGCGGCCGCTGCGCCAGGTTGGGCTGCGGGGCAACCAATCTTCACCCGTCAGCCAGGCGATATATTGCATCGGGATGGAGCGATCCAGGCCATAGAGTCGGGCCAGGCGATTGTAATCGGCGCTGGTGACCCTGGGGTCGTCATCCAAAAATTGGATGGGACCGCCGGGAGCCATTTGATAGATAGTAAAGCCAATCAGAGTGGCTAACAGCATTAAAAAGAAAGATTGGATGCTGCGCCGGACGATGTAACGAGTCATAGGTTTTGAATGTTACCCAAAATCGAGTAGCAGAGTAGCAAGGGTATAGATAAAAAAGACTTTGAATTTTTGCCGGGTAGAGACAGGACATTGTCCTGTCTCTACGCAAAAACTTTATCTGAACAACTATAGCCGCAACATAGCCAATTTGTTACCTTGCTACCCTGCTACTTTGTTCCTTAATTTTAATCTATTTTCTCTTCTTCAATGTACCAATCTTCGGAGTTCCAGGCAATGCCCAAAGGAGAAGAATTATCAATACCCTTGATGCGGTTATTCTGACCGCTCCAGACCTTGTTGTAGAAAAGGAAAACATAGGGGGATTCGTCGGCGATGATGCGCTGGATTTCCTGGTATTTCTCTTTGCGGAACTCGGTATCGTAAGTTTTGCCGGCCTCTTCAAACAGAGCCTCTACATCCTTGTTGATATAGGCCACAGCATTGAGTTGGGGAATGCTCTCTTCGGCCCAGATGGTGTACATGATGTGCGGCTCAATAGTGGCCCGCCAGGCCCCAATATACATATCCCAGTCGGGTTCGGCGGAGTCGGTGGCTTCCAAGAAGCTGGCCCATTCCATTGGCTGAATTTCCACTTCCACGCCAATATCAGACAAATAATCCTGCACGGCCACAGAAATTAACTCGAGCGTTTGGCTGGTGTTGGGGCCGTAAATCATTTTGAGTTTTAGCGGCTCGCCATTTTCGTCTACCATCACCCCATCTTGCAAGGTGTAACCGGCTTCGGCAAAGAGGGCAATGGCTTTATCTTGATCATATTCATAACATTCAACATCAGGATTGTAGGCCCAGGAGGTTTCAGGGTAAACCGAGCAGAGTCTTTTGGCCTGGCCCAACATAACTTCATCGGTCAGGAGTTGTTTGTCAATGGCGTAATTGAGGGCGTGCCGCACGTTAAGATCGTGGGTGGGAAAGCCCTCGCGCATATTCAGGCCCAGGTAAACCCACCGGGCGGCGGCCGGCCACCACTCGTACACGGTGATGTTTTCAAGCTGGCGGGCTTCCTCCAGATTTTCCGGCGTGATCGGGCCGGTGTCGGTTTCCCCATTTTTCATCTTCTGGTAGGCTATGTCCTGGTCGGGCACAATTTCCTGCACCTGGCGCTCAATGTTGGGCCGGCCCTTGTACCAATAATTCTCGTTGGCCTCAAAGATAATGTATTGGTCCCGTTTCCATTCAACCAGTTTGTAAGGGCCGGAGACCACGCTGGGGTTATTGATTTCGGGATTTTTTTCCGGATCGCTCCAGTCCAGGTTTTCCCAAATGTGTTTGGGCAGGGGCGTGATCAGGCCCGACATTTGTCCCAGGGCGGGGGCATAAATTTCGTCAATTTTTATTTCCAGGGTATAGTCATCCAAGGCTTCGTAGGAGGTGATGAATTCAAGTTGGGAGAGATAGGGAAACTCGTTGGCGGGATCGGTCACCTGATCAAAGGTCCATTTGTAGTCATTGGCCGTAATCGGTTCGCCGTCGCTCCATTTCATGTTTTGCCGCAGGTTAAAGGTAAAGGTCAGGCCGTCTTCGGAAATGGAGTAACTTTCGGCCATACTGGGAATGTATTCCAGGGTTTTTTCGTCTAACCGGAGCAAGCCGCCGGTATAGACCATGGCCTGGTAGCCGCTGGAGGTGGTGTCGGTGGTTTGATAGGGATGGAAACTGACCGCGTCGGAGGTGGAGACGTCGCGGTATTCGCCGCCGTATTTGTCGCGCAAGGTGGTCACGTCCTCATCACTAACCACGGTCATGCCTTTTTCCAATTCTGTGGCCTTGGCGGCTTGCGACTCTTCAACCACTTCCTTGACCACTTCCTGGTCGTCGGCCGCTTCCTCCGTGGCCATTTCGACAACTTCTTCAGGAGCTTCCGGTTGGGTTGCTTCTTCGGTAGCGGCTGGTTCTTCAGTGGCGGCCGGTTCCTGGGCGGGCGCTTCTTCCTGAACCGCCGGGGCCGGTTCCGCGGTGGACACGGCCCCGCATTGGGCCGCAACCAGGGCTGCGGCTACAGGCAATAAGACCAACAGTAGTGTTTTGGCATAATTATGGGGCATGGTTCTTCTCCTTTTTGATTATATCTAACTATTTTCATCTTGGTTGTTGTTGCCGTTGCCGTCCCCTTCACCATTCTCTCCACCATTTTCTTGTCCATTCTCTTCTTCACCTGTTTCCTCTTCCTCTTCTGGCGGTTGTTGCTCTTCCTCTGAATCAAATGGTTTGTAGTCTTTGTCATCAGGTACCGGGAGGGCTTTTTTGGTGAACCATTTGAGCGTGTTATTTAGGAGTAAATCTTGCCGCTCTGCCGGCAGCAGGTAGAAGGGGAAGGCCAGGTAGGCAATCTTGGCCCGATTGTCTTCATAAGCAATAACCGAAGCAGCGCCGGCCTCGTCGCTTTGGGGGCCGCGGGCAAAGATGACCCGCGCCTCAGGGGTGTGACTGACGATGTCTATCTCCAGCGGCTCACCGGAGGGGGTGTCAACAAAGGTGATGGTTTCGCCCTCATTAAAATCTTTGGCAATGGGATGGTCGGCCAGGGCCACTTGCAGGTCAAATTGTTCGGCCACGCCCTGGTATTTGGCATGGGCTACGGCGCTCATAAAATCGCTGTGTTCCCAGTCAAAGGCGATAGACGCCCCCGACATAATCAAGTTACCGCCCACTTCCACGTATTCGGCCAGCAGGGCTGCGCCTTCCTCGCCAATGCTGTCGTCCCAATAGTCGCCGGTGGTCCAGATGATGGCGTCGTATTCCAATAGTTGGCCAATGCCGGGGTAGCCATCCGACGAGGTGGTCCAGGTGTCTACCTTGTAAGTGCTGCTGAGCACGTTGTAATAATCCAGCGCGCCGGTTTGGGCATCCTCGCGGGCGCGGCCACTGTCGTCGGCCACAATCAGAATGGTGTCAATTCTGTAGCTGCGCAGGCTGGGGGGCAATTCCCCGCCGGGTTCTTGAGTTTGGCAAACGGCAATGGTGGGGCTGGCCTGGCAGTCGGTAAATTCATGGTCAAGCAGCAGTTCAAAAGCATCGGCATTGGTGTCTAGGTTGTCGGAGAGGATGATCAAAACATTGCGCTCCGGCTCCTGGTGGAGATAAAAGAGGGTTGAGCCGCCCCGTTCCAATTCGCCCATGCCCTCAACCTGGATCCGGCCGTCAATAAAGCGTTCTTCAACGTCGGGAGATTCGTCGTTGACCTGGGCGACTTTATTTTGATCCGCTTCTTTTTCGGCGTTGGCCAATGCTTCTTCAGCCTCAGTTTTTTCATCAGGGGCCAGGATGGTGATATGGCCTGCTTTTAGATAATCCGAGATCACGGCGGTTTCGTCAAAGCGGCCGATAAAAATCATGTCATTTTCCTGGCCGATGTTATCGGCAAAGCTAACCGTGCGGTCAACCTTTTCCAGAGCCTCTTTCAATTTGACCGAGTCGTCAAATTGACTGTTGAAAACCAGCGTATTGTCAAAAACAATATCAACAGTAGGGTTGAAAAAGAAGGGGAAGTCGCTTAGCTCATAGTCTCGTTCCCCGCCGCTCAGA contains:
- the purL gene encoding phosphoribosylformylglycinamidine synthase subunit PurL, yielding MGTISPGDTSLPAPLPKPMEEQVFRVQVSHRPTETQAHGSALVKAAHQLGINSLDTCQVGRLFFLRGQLSLADANRLAAELLADPVTESFEVTGNKVAGSRVADGPVATLLPCYPVSPTIEVTLLPGVTDPAAENLVRAAHLLGLTGLTQAATGYRYTLTGSLTKKDLQRLSVEVFSNPVIQQVAINHTITPPLVPYQQIDDTVEIISLREANEDELAALSAERRLALNPAEMRALQTYYRLEGRDPTDVELEMLAQTWSEHCVHKSFRATICYTGPAPGAAPDSTPVKQTINGLLKTYLQAATEKVNKPWVRSAFVDNAGIIKFDDTWDLAFKLETHNHPSALEPFGGANTGVGGVVRDVLGVSARPIANTNVLCFGPPNLPENQLPGGMLHPRRIADGVVHGIEDYGNKMGIPTVNGAILYHPGYTANPLVFCGCLGLLPHGSHPTQAQPGDLIVIIGGRTGRDGLRGATFSSMEMDQTTGQIAGSAVQIGHPINEKKVQEVVLRAREKKLYHAITDCGAGGLSSAVGEMAEELGADVQLQTVPLKYPGLRPWEIWLSEAQERMVLAVPATNWPRLQEICAGQDVAVICIGKFEATGRVRLHYGQRLVGDLDLDFLHNGLPLGQLVAAWKPPATSQPAANKVEKTDINLANVLLKLLAHPNIRSKESVIRRYDHEVQGGTAIKPLVGVDNHGPGDATVLIPFDTQPVIRPVSPAQRALALSVGICPAYSDLDPYAMAWAAIDEAMRNLVAVGADPDQVALLDNFCWGNPNLPDRLGSLVRCAQGCYDAAVAYNTPFISGKDSLNNEYTGADGQKHAIPGTLLISALGIVPDVTQTVTMDLKQPDNYLYLVGETRAELGGSHYQLIIHNSQFTITHSSPPQPVPNALNYLRALHQVMVKGLAQSCHDCSEGGLAVALAEMCLAGRLGAKIELSQVPGAANMATDDQILFAETSCRFVVEVRPADAAAFEKLLGDTPHARFGRVGGDELQINGLNKQPVIAVPVAGLEKAWRGHVGPVAPSKTSVPEKPASILPPPQPPKVFILHANGTNRDREAALACQLAGAAPEIVHVNQLLAGERHLLDYHMLVIPGGFSYGDDLGAGVLWALDLRRRLGDQVSRFVDSGRPVLGICNGFQVLVKAGLLPGIETVSNHERTVTLAPNHSARFECCWVYLQPNPHSPCLFTQGLTEPIYCPVAHGEGRLAVAGDEVLQTLRANNLNALTYVNADGSPADYPLNPNGSTAGIAGLCNPAGNVLGLMPHPEDHVFPWQHPRWRRGESGWNGLRLFQNGIKRA
- the guaB gene encoding IMP dehydrogenase, producing the protein MTENSFQAQAYTFDDVLLLPGYSEVLPGEVNLQTRLVRDIRLNIPLVSAAMDTVSEARLAIALAREGGLGIIHRNMPIADQSAHVDRVKRSEAGMITNPITLHPHNTLAEAEALMARYHISGIPITSPEKEGLLVGILTNRDIRFTENWDDPIEKYMTSQSLVTASIGTTLEEAKRILQQHKIEKLPLVDKNGYLKGLITVKDISKKRDYPLAAVDEQGRLRVGAGLGVGHDYQERLAALVEAQVDVIAVDTAHGHSKKVLAAIDWIRSSYPHLPVIGGNVATAAGTRALIEAGAEAVKVGVGAGSICTTRVVAGVGMPQLTAIMECAKTAREYNIPIIADGGIKYSGDAVKALAGGAAAVMLGSMLAGVEESPGEIIVSEGRPYKDYRGMGSLGAMSQFSKDRYGSGQTSDSGKTVPEGVEGRVPYKGKLADFVFQFVGGIRSGMGYVGAASLDKLQAKAKFVPISNAGLLESHPHSVVLTKEAPNYSPRK
- a CDS encoding ABC transporter permease, translating into MQTYWGAVGAKLLHDKITMAALFLGLFMVAITLAAPWIGHHLLGFDPTDTNLRNRKAPPTWFAEGWAKFQDFSRTCQGSSGCAWPMLPAIVPAMVSDAVSGFGDCLEAGPGECHWLGTDMAGRDVLTRAVYGGRISLRIGAYVASISIILGVTVGLISGYYAATFVDDIVNAVIMTLGSIPLLFLLIILAGTFPIFRSPEGLAFLLGIFGWMGVSRLIRGQIFSIREREYIAASRAIGSSIWRIMFRHMLPNVTSIIIVIAIFDIAGAIIAEAGLSYLGVGIGPPNPSWGNMMQGSLGNFTDAPWLVLTPGLFIFLTTLSIYLIGDGLRDALDPWVKNE
- a CDS encoding ABC transporter permease is translated as MTRYIVRRSIQSFFLMLLATLIGFTIYQMAPGGPIQFLDDDPRVTSADYNRLARLYGLDRSIPMQYIAWLTGEDWLPRSPTWRSGRCLNDADRCSRGIIRLDFGRSFSYKGRSTIEVIAERIPASFALGLASLIVGVVGGVPLGIYAALRRGKLPDHVIRVFTVLLNAVPHWWLGLLLLIFLGGYLRLVPLGGMQTIGDGSLLDRLHHLILPATVAAIGGWIGYSRILRFEMLEVLNQDYVRTARAKGLSERLVLWRHVLRNALMPFVTGLSGIFLLILSGSVLFEMVFSWPGMGRLFIAAVNARDYPVMMALFVIGSFLGILGILMVDILYSFVDPRVKYDITK